A window of Camelus ferus isolate YT-003-E chromosome 1, BCGSAC_Cfer_1.0, whole genome shotgun sequence genomic DNA:
ACTGATGCTAAGAAGTAGAGTGCAGTCTTGATCCTAAGCAGATGTCttatccctccttcctccctgtgtgTCTTTCTTGACCACATGGTGTTGGCCACCATGCTGGGTCCAAGGACACTGCACCAAGACAGGacctccccccactcccaccctagAGAATCATTGGTCCAGTCATTTGCCCTCTGGTACCTCCCAGCTGGTAAGCTATTCACATGCTGGGAGCAGGTAGCGTGGTGGCTGAGGTGGCCAGGGCACAAAGGTTTTCTGTGGGGACCAGTTtttggcccaggcccaggccctcccTTAACTGCTTCTGCTACAGCCTCCCTCTTCTAATCATGGAGCCCTTTAAAAGGAAAGAGCGGGCTCCGGGGCAGCGACCTCTTAGGCAGTCCTCTTCCAAAAAGGtgagggcagagaggtggggtCTGAGGCCAAGGCAGCCCTCCTAGGCCCTTCGTGTCTACAGAGACATTATTGCAACCGTCTCCTATCCTGTCTCCTGCTCTCagtccctgccccacccaacCTGTCTTCCAAGCCCCCACCACCCTTCTTGAAATATacctaattattttattcctagGATCAAAACATTTTATCCAAAATCAATACTTCTCAAACTTTCCTGCTGAAGTGCATCAACAGCAGACAAAAGAAATGCCTTCAGTCCCCCCAAGGGACCGCACAGCCTGAAGCTCCTGCCAGCACACCCAAGCTCTCTTTGaagtcttctgttttctcttaaaaattcatGAGGATTTTGCATTCTATTCCATGATATAtctgaatttcttttaatatgaagatgtttaaaattattcACCTCAAGGAAAATTGATGCTCCTGAAAGAAATACTGTGTTTATCCCAGGGCTCAAATATCCTCCTTGGAGAAGTACCTATagcataaaatccaaactcctgacAGGCAAGGGTCTATAAAACTTGGCCCCCACAaaccttcctgccttcctcccactaCTCCTCTGCATGCTCTCCAGACACTGGGCCACCGGGACTCCTGTCATGCCCTGATTTGCCGGGTTCTTCCCAGCCCCTGCATTTTTGCTCAGGCTCTTCCTTCCTGTGGGTCCCACTCTCTACCTGCTGACAAGCTACCATCCCCAAAGGCCTCAAGGGGAATCAAATACCACCTTCCACGTGAAACCTCCTCTGATGGCCCCTGACAGATACAACGTGAGAGGAAGCATGATGCTGTGAAAGCAGCCTGTACTTTGGGATCAGAAGGCCAgcgttcaaatcctggctcccaACCCTTGATCCAGGACAAATGAGCTAAATTCTCTTACAGCTCATTGGTGAAATGGGGAATGCTTCCCTCACAGGGCTGTTTTAGGGATTAAGTAAGATTCAGGCAACAGCATAGTGCCCAGTATgcactcccttcctctcctccaaacTCCCATAACCTTCTTTGAACCACTCATGTAAAGAGCATGTGTTCACACAGGCATGCTTTTTTATAATGGCTTATTTCCCccaaatagatcagtggttcccaatGTCCCAGAGAAGCTTCTTGTATTATCCCCAAGAGCCCATGGCTTGAAAGACGTGGGTTATTAAATCAAACGCATTTATGGAAGAACACCCCACTTTTCTAAGTTCTCTAGCCTATGAAGCTTTCTGAGCACTGAGACTGCTCCcaggctctctcctgcctcacttTAGGGGCTCAGAGTCCAGAGCCACCCACAGAGACCATAAACACCTTGAGACTGCAGCTCTGTCTCCACACTTCCCTAGCACCTTACTCAGAGCCTCACTCTAAGAACACACCTAGTAACTGCTTGTGGCATAAACAAAACGTTTCACCCAGATGATGAGGGGGGGACCCTGTCTAAACTAGCCAGTCGGTGTGCAGAAAGGGGGCATTGTTATGGGACGCAGCCCTGGAGGCgagcccttcccctcccactcACCCAGGGCAGCACCCCCAGTTCCACCAGCTGGCCTCCAACTTCAGTGTGTGAGCCGATTAAAAAGCGCCCTCTCTTCAGTGTCTGGAAACTCCTGCAAGGAAAGTTTGCTGCCCAAAGTTGGCTTTTGACTAGAGTCTTAATAAGAGGCCTCAGCAGGCTGTGGCTGGAGAGACAATGTCACTTAGAGGAGCAGCTTGAAGCGGCAGTTAGgagaagaattattttaatgaatacatTTCCTTTCAATTGTATGGGAATATCAAGATCCCATTAGAATAGGGAAGCAATTAGAACTAATAAAGATGAATGCACAGTGCTCGGTGCGTGCGGAATAACAAGCAGCCAACAAAGGGACTCCGGAGAGCCTGCTCTAATCCAAGTGAACTGGCGGCCAGCGAAGGGGAAACGGCTCTGTTCAGCTGCTCAAAGGCCCTGTGTCCCACGCATTCTGGTCACGGCCAGCGAATGGCGTGAGTTGGGCCTCAGAGGTGGGGGTAGAGGGGCCCCCGTCCTGGACTGGCCCGGCCTCTGGGGGATAGAGATGGGCTGTTGGCAGCCCCTGGGCGACGGCCATTCAGACCAGGGCCCTGGATGCTCGCCAGCCTCGCGCCTGCCCTTCGCACTGGGCCTCATTGTGTCCAGGTGGCAAATGCCTTCTCGCCAACTCTCCTTCGAGGTTTAGGGAGCGGGTGGGACAGTGGAGGGGAGGCGGGAGAAGGGGGCCCCGTGCCCCCTGCatgtctcccctcccccgccgGCCATGGTCTGTTCCTCCTCTGGGCCGGGTGTTATGTTACAGACACTGGTGGGACACAGGCAGCCAAACACAGAAGTACTGTTGCTTACACAATTGCTCTTCAAACAGTAACAAACAATTTTCATTACCCAAGTCAGATCGAATCATCCGCCTGGCCATCCTGCCTCAATACCAGCCACACATACAGGACCCACGGCTTCACACTCTGCCCATTCTGCTATGACAAAACTGGGCTCCATTTTGCCCCTGGCCCAGCGATACAGGACAAAGCTCTTCCTCTGATCCCTTCTTTGAGCCAGCTCAGCTGCATGGCTGTCAAAACTGTCAGGAGAAATAGAGAAGATGCAAGCACCTTCGCAGTTTGGGGCTCATTCAGACCTGGGGTGAGACATTACTCAGCATCCATGTGAAGAAAGCACTCAGGAGTTTGGAGGACTCTATTGACAAGTTTAGAAGGAATCCAACAAGATAACCCTGGCTCCCCACCAAAGCATTCACTAGCCTTAGACGGAATGTCAGGGCTTGACGTTTCTCTATTTAATCTTTTTTGGCCAGACAGTTTTTTCAGCCAGGAATTTGTAAGCTCATTCCAAAATGTCTGCTTGAGAGGCCAGTCACACTCATTACTGAGACTTTCTACTgggtctgttaaaaaaaaaaggcctgtaacattttatatttgtttcttaatgGTAgagcattttaaatgtatgtttatatttataatcttACTTGAACCTCAAAATAACTGTGGGGACTGTCAAAGTTAAGGTTGTCAGacaaaaagatgaggaaacaatggcccagagaggttaagtatgcTGTGCAAGGTCACAGGATGAGCGAATGGGGAGGGACACCAgaactcaggtcttctgaccTGGTTCAGTGCTTTGTTCTAGGACACACCTTTTTTACACCCACAGAGTGCTAGACAGTTCCAGGATAATTCATCCTGCAGTTGTGCTTTTCCAGTGTAACTCCCTTATCCTTTTCCTCATAGTAAAGTGGGCTAAGCGCTATAGGCTCTCAAAGACTATAGTCTAGGCTACAAGGATCATCCTTCAGGAAGGTTTCAATCTAATAGTCATCAGAGTTTTGtcgccctcccctcctccccgcccaccAAAGAGCTATATCTTTCCTCCCTTTTAACAGCTTCAGTAAGGACTGTTTTAAAAGTCTGCCTGTTCAGTATGAGGTCAGGACAATCAGGACTGGAAAATGATTGTCTAGGTCCCCTCCAGTATATAACATTGTAGCGTCCAGGGGTTGGCAAGTAGCAAAGCAAAGTCATTCACCTTTCATACCCCTCATCAACTCCTCTACCTAAAGTcctattcatttaattttttaaaaactttgttacATGATTATAGTtctaatactgtattgcatatttgaaagttcctaagagaatagatcttaaaagtcttcatcacaagaaaaaaaaaacttgtaattaTGTATGGTAATGGAAGTTCACTAGACTtcttgtgatcatttcacaatatgtgtgAATATCAGttcattatgttgtacacatgaacTAACGTTATCTGTCAATTATACttgtttaaaatccttttattcttataatcttaaagtaaaatttatatagtGTGAGATTCATAGATATTAAATGTACAGTTTgaaaagttttgacaaatgtatacccACATCCAAATTgtgatataaaacatttccatcacccccataCAGCTCAGGCATACCCCTTTCTAGTCAACCCTATTCCAGGCCtccactgttttcatttttgtcaccATCAATTAGCTGAACCTGCCCTGGACATCAGATTAACTAgaatcatattatatataatcttctgtatctttcttctttcactcaatATAATGTCAGCTGGACTCATCCATCTTAtaccagtagtttgttcctttttttttttttttgatgagtagCATTACattcttcattcagttttcaaaattcagtCATATTACTGCTAATGTGCAGTAATTCTGCACAAAATTCTCTCCATTCAGTGTATCTCCTGCATGCTCCTTTCCAAGCATCTCTCTCCTCCATATCTCCTCGGCAATGCTTAAAGTGAGAAAGATCTGCAAGTAGACTATTTTATCTCTAGTGATGCCCTTTTAGGTAGGAGTGGTTCTACCTTCGGGAGAAAACAGACAACCAGGCAGTCCAGCACGGTGGTCATGAGAACAGTCTTCAGAACAGACAGATCTAGGCCCTCATTTCCAGTCTAGTACTTAGATGGGTGGCCGGGGATAAGTGATTTAACCTCTCAGTGactgttttcccatttgtaaaatgaggataataataccttCCTAATAGGGATTTGTAAGGACtaaattatattgtatataaaatgtcTGGCATAATAGAAACTAATAATAGCCTCAAGCTAGACTATAATAAACATCCTCCTGCTTCATTCACACACTTTCAGTTTTTGTAAGTCATATAGTATAAATGGGTATACATCTTCAGGAGTTTTTGAAAAGAAGAGCTCATGATTACATCTATAAAAGTCTAACTgtcagatatttatttaaaataaatattacttcctACGGAAAAAAGTCTTCCATCATTTATTCAGTGACAATTACATACAGAGTGCTGATGCTGAGGGGCTCTTCAAAAGAGTTAAGGAAGGTGGGGtaggggtacagctcagtggtatagtgcgtgcttagcatgtacaaggtcctgggttcaatccccagcacctccattaaataaataaacaaatggataaataaacctaataacctccacaaagaaaccaaacaagtctaaaaaaaaaaaaagaataaaaaaaaaaagagttaaggaCATAGCCCCAGCTTTTAGGATGTTTGGTTTTGGAGGGTAATAAGATAagcacaaaaataattataagacaAAGCAGTGTATggtcaataataataataataataataataattaacaccTATTaatatagtggttaagagcatgatCTCTAAAGTTATACCATATGATTGAAATAGTGGTTCAGTCATGTGATGTTcaggaagttacttaacctctttgtgtgTTACTTCCCTTATAAAATAATACCACTTATCTAGCAGGGCTGTTAGGAGAAGTAGATGAGTTACTtgatgagttaatacatgtaaaaaattaGCACAGTatcatcacatttaaaatatgcaataaataacagctaacatttattgaacactatgTGCCAAGCGCTGTGTTAAATGGCTTATATGCATTACTTCACATAATCTCCACAATGTTGTTTCTactattatactcattttactgataaggcAACTGAGGGGCAGGAAgtttaggtaacttgcccaagattacataGCTAGTAAATAGCAAATTCCATAGGAAAGACATATCTATAAAATGGCGATAATGACAATAGTACTTACCTTAATAAGAActaaacaaattaatatttgaaaaatggttAGAGCAgagcctagcacacagtaaggTCTATGTAAGTAGATTgttaaacaaatattaattgctATGATGATTCAGAAATGGCAGCAAATAACTTCCATGCATGGAGACTAAGGATGGCTTTGGAAAGGTGACATGTAAGCTGAGCCTACaaaagagggaggggagtggaggagaggcagaggagaagagaagaagaggaaggggaaggggaggagagggaaggaggaggaagagttggggagggggggaggagTGACAGATAGGCAGAGGGATAAAGTTCAGAATAGagtcagcaaaaagaaaaaaaaataggagcgGTTAAGTTTgaataggttttaaaaaagattcctttcCTCCAATCAGTTACTATTTCTGCCAGCTGTACTTCAGTATATCGTTTATCATCTTCCTTTCACGAACCCTGTGGAATCTGCTATCCTTAACCCCTCATTAgtcattttataacatttatgtAGCGcctctatgtgccaggcactgttctaggcacctgGGATACACCAATGAACAAGACAGGCCAAGTCTCAGTTCCTATTCTGCTCTACAATAGTACTCCAATACTCGAAGCCGGATTCCCAGCTTTTCGTCAGCCCTACTCTGAGCCATCCTCCACACTGAAACCAGAGAGACTGGAAAGTTACAGATCTGGTCCTGGTACTCCTTGCTTAAATCCCCCTGTAGTATATTCCCATCGTGTACAGATAATTTCAGTCGCCCTAGCATCCTATTCACCGCCTTTCACTAATTGTCCCGCACAGCTTTACCGCCCACCTTAACCTCCACGCACTCTGCACTTGACTCACAGTAAATCAGTCTTTGATACACACACGTGGAAATAGGCACCTGCTGAAAGGACACGGCTAGAATTCCATCCTTATTTCATCTGTACATTGAAACCTTGAGAAAGCCCTGGTTACCGCCCCCTCTCCAAGCAGCGAGTCTAAACAGCAGCGCTGCCTGCGCGCTCCCCCGCAGCCCCGGCATCCTGAGAAGCCTGTGCGCACTCCCAACCCAGCGGGGGCTGGAAGAGGAGGGGCTTCGCGCGGCCTCGGGGCCGCCATTTTGGCTGAGTTGGCCGGAAGTGGTCCAGCTAGTCGGCTCGCGGGCGCGCACTGAGGCTGCGCGGTGGCCGCGCCGCAGGTCTTCGGCGCCGGCAGCTTCGGGGCAACCGTCCCGAGCCCTATGCGGCGTCGCCCAGCAGCCACAAAAGCCCCTTCTGCCATCTCTCCTAGCCCTACTCCAGCCTCCCCAGCCGCTGTCCAACCCCTCCGCCGGGGTTTGTGCAGCGGCTCGCACAACCCTCGGCCCGTGTACGCGCTTTGCACCTGCCTGCCCGAAAACATGCTGCCGAAACCCGAGACCGAGGGTCTCCCCATCCTTCAGACCGAGGGGGAGGATAGCGGCCTTGACGGTGAGACCCAGACCCTGACCGCCTCGCAGGAGGAGGCCCCGAGCTCCCTcctgcagggcagccccagggggATCTTGGCGCCgcaagggaggagggggctgcagaTCCCGCCCTCACCCCCGAAAGCTGGTAGGGCCTTGGCAGCCAAAACCTTGGCCCGGCGCAGGGTCCGCCGCCGTGTGGATCAGACGGTGGCCGAGTTGGTGCAGTTTCTGCTGGTGAAGGACTAGAAGAGTCCCATCACTCGCTCCGAGGTGGTGAAACATGTTATAGGAGACTTGAAGGATCTGTTCCCTGAGATTATCGCAAGGGCCGCAGAGAGTCTGCGGCATGTCTTTGGTTTCGAGCTGAAACAGCTTGACTGTAAGCACCACACTTACATCCTGAACAACAAACTAAAACCTCTTGAGGAGGAGGATTTGGGAGGAGATGGCCCCAGATCTAAATGATGATCTTGGGCCTTATCTACATGAAAGGTAATAGCGCCAGGGAGGCACAGGTCTGGGAGATGCTGCGTCTGTTGGGGGTGCGTCCCTCAAAGTATCACTTCTTCTCTGGGTATCCGAAGAGGCTTAATAATAAGACTTCGTGCAGCTGAGATACCTCAGTTACAGGCGTTATGCCTTACACCAATCCACCGGAATGTGAATTCTCCTGAGGTCCCGGAAGCAACCTGGAAACCAGCAAAGTGAAAGTCTTGGGGTTCCTGCCCAAGCTCCATAAGAAAGAACCCCACCACTGGCCAGTGCAGTACCGTGAGGCCCTGGCAGACGATGCTGACAGAGCCAGAGCTGAGGCCACAGTGAGGGCGAGGACTAGGTCCAGTGCTAGGGCCGGCACCCACCCCTGGTGAGGGCTGATGGAAGAGTGGCCAGCCAGAGGGGGTCGGGGTGAGTAGGTATAAAAGCTACTGAGTCGTAAGTAGAATAGGTGCGGGGAGGGTCATTATTTCTGTAGCAGTTGCATTTCTGTAACTAGGATTTAGGGTTTGTGTCTTGCTACGTTTTGTTACATTTAGTATACTGTTAAATTGATGTTTATAAATGAGATTGGTCTACATTTTCCTGTAGGATTTTTTTTGTAGAGTTTTGCTggttttgtaaaatgaaatgaaaaactttacattttattctgtgatcttggacaaattatGCAGCATTGAATGCTGCACATTAATCATTTGAAGGAACTCAGCAATGTGATGATCTGGTACTGGGAAAAAATAGCTGATTAGTATCCAGCTTCCCAACACTTTTTGTCTattgtataaagaaaaaagattgaatgTAACTCTGTTTGCTTAGTTACTATAGTATCTAGGGGGAAAAtgcaataaattaaaagaataacCTGGTATACCTAGTAAACGTTTGTTAAGCATCTTCTTTTGTGTGATGTACTATTGGGGGTATTTGGGGATAGAATGCTGAACGAGATAAAGGTCCTACTTTTCAGAACTggacagtaagtaaataaaccagaAATTAGGGTGCTGTGAGTTGAAGGCTACAGAGGGACACCCAACCCCACTGCGGTGAATAGGTGAGACTTGTCTGAGGTTACCTTTTGTCAGActtgggggtagggagggggaaATGGCAGGGTGGGTAGAGCAGAGGGgaatgagaagaggaagaagttgggggtgggagatggtattaaaaatgacttaagaTCATAGATGCTCCTCAGTAACATGGGAAGACGTGATACGTGGCAGATCTGGAAAACACCCTACCCTTGCCAGTACGTTTGTTCCAGGGCTATTTATCACAGTGCACAAATAGTGATGGGGTCTGTTAGCATTTTGgtcctctccatctcccttctctcAGTCTATGCGGAGACCAAATATTTTACTAATTCTGGAACAGTATGTAGTGTGGGTGGAGGGTACATGTGATGTTCCCTACCACCAAGAAGCTCTGCTTCAAGATCTCTCCCTTGGCACCAGGAAGCCCAGCATCCTCATTCGTGTTTCTGCTTGTGCTTTCTACCCACTGTCTCTCATTTGGAGAACTGTAAGGCATCCCACATTCTTAACTACCCATGAAAAGGCATCTACGTATGCAGCTAAAACCTCTGCAGTGCCTACCACCTCCACACGGGGGATAGATCCTGTAGAATGGGTACACAGAATATTAAGGAACCTATAGGAGTGGTGGTGACCAAACCAAAGAGGAGTATAGAGGGGACTGTGAAACTGTCTCCCCGTAGCTGCCATACACAGAAGAGCCACTTTCTTCCCTTTATTGGTAGCTTTTTTCCTGCTCTCAGTTGTGTCTGAATAACATTTCTGAGTCTGTTAAGGTTAGTGTGGAATATGAATACTCTAGGACACAGGCCCAGGGATCCAACAAATCAGACTGAGATCAAAAGCTATAAGCTTATaggtaaaaaaaaagttgactaaTGATTAAAAATACGACTTCTGAGCAGTTTATaattcattaaacaaaaataCTGAGTGCCTGCTACATGCCAAGGACTTTGCTGGGTTCCAAAGATTAAGATGTAAAAACCAGCTTTGCCCTCAAGAAGCAATAGTGATAATTTcttacatttgtattttctcacagCTGCTGAGAAGTCAGCAGCATGTGCACCTGAGAATCTGATTTCCTGGTGATTTGCCTATGGTCACCTGGCAAAAGACAGTACTAAGGCTAGAACCCGAGTCCTTTGCCTCCCAATCCAATGTGTTTCATTCTAGTACATTGTTCCCTGCATCTGGCTTCCAGTATATtatgtgtgattttatttatcaCAATTCCAAAAGTCAAGCGAGGCATGTGTAATTATCCCCAGTTGCCACTGCAGTCCTTATGGGATTGAGCAGAGTAGAAAAACTCCCCATTTCATTGGCAGCAGAAGTGGCTTTTCTTAAGGTCAGACATACAGTAACATATAGTTCATGGCAAGTGAGACTAACAACTACCATTTCTTAAACATCTGCTATAGGCCAAAGGCATTTTCCCCCTACTTTTCATAACCACATTGCAAAGTGGGTATTATGAAggcacctccattttacagatattaatACTTGCCATTTATTCAATACCTAAGCTTTTTATGCTTTACATaagttttaatgattttttacaaGAATCAAGCAGGATAGATATTATCGGTTCCATTTTGAACTATGCAAACTGAAACTCGGAGAAGCTGTAAAGTTCTGGTAGATAGTGTATGACATAACAAGGATTGGAACTGAAGTCTGACCGAGTCAAAATCCCACATTGTTcactattttacatttccttcttcTTGGGACTCCTTTCAGACGTGGGGCCTCATGTTCTTTCTTCCAAACATGGCTCTCTCTCTGGAGATACAGACAAGGGTCGTGTAGCCAAGGTAACTATGACAGACACTGGCCTGCAGGAGGGTAAAAAGGAGGCTAAAGTCAAGTTGGAGAATTATCTGTGAACATTGGTCCCGGCTCTGCTCACCCCCCCGTGTTCTCAGACTGCTGACTACGTGGGGAATGTATATTTTCGCTCAAACTCAGCATGTTTTGCCCCTAGAGGCCATGTTTCCTCAGTCTTCTTTAGTCTGCTCTCTCCACTAAGCCTCAAGTCTTTCATGCCAGGGAACAATCAAATAACATTTGTGGCCCTGCAAATACGATTCCCAGTGTTGTTTCCAGATGGCACAAAGGGCTGGCAGAACTCGTACCCTTGCCTCAGGATGAAAGACCTTCTGTGTCACACATGCCACCATCAACTTCTCAGAGTATTAAAAGTGTGGCCTCTGGACCCATGTGTAGAGCAGACATTGGCCACGGTAAGGGCAAGAGATGGATTCTCCTGTTGCTTAGGGTCATTCagatgagggaggaagaaggcCTGGATCCCTGGTCTCCTTCCCCTCCAGACACAAACAGAAGTAGATCTTCCCTCTGAACCACTGTGGGTGCGAGAGAAGAGGGATGTTGTTGGGACAGTGGTGGCAGATGATGACTCCAAGTCATACTTCCTCTGCTACAACTAGGAAGCAAAGCCAGTGAAGGAAACGCCCTTGGAAACTAGGAATCTGGCCTTAGACA
This region includes:
- the MAGEF1 gene encoding LOW QUALITY PROTEIN: melanoma-associated antigen F1 (The sequence of the model RefSeq protein was modified relative to this genomic sequence to represent the inferred CDS: inserted 2 bases in 2 codons; deleted 4 bases in 3 codons; substituted 2 bases at 2 genomic stop codons), which gives rise to MRRRPAATKAPSAISPSPTPASPAAVQPLRRGLCSGSHNPRPVYALCTCLPENMLPKPETEGLPILQTEGEDSGLDGETQTLTASQEGPELPPAGQPQGDLGAAREEGAADPALTPKAGRALAAKTLARRRVRRRVDQTVAELVQFLLVKDXKSPITRSEVVKHVIGDLKDLFPEIIARAAESLRHVFGFELKQLDCKHHTYILNNKLKPLEEEDLGGDGPRSXMMILGLIYMKGNSAREAQVWEMLRLLGVRPSKYHFFSGYPKRLNNXDFVQLRYLSYRRMPYTNPPECEFSXGPGSNLETSKVKVLGFLPKLHKKEPHHWPVQYREALADDADRARAEATVRARTRSSARAGTHPW